A region of Paenibacillus thiaminolyticus DNA encodes the following proteins:
- a CDS encoding L-cystine transporter — MTVGWWVALHAIIMLGLVVLLYRMQRKHVSFTKRVFAGLGLGIVYGAVLQWLHGPDSAIVEQAADWFEIVGVGYVRLLQMVVMPLIIVSIMSAIIHVKAKAGVGKMSASIIGILIGTTAVAAVVGIVTALVFQLSSFEIEAGKQEIERGNYLDSKLGEVSEMTLPQQIIEFIPANPFLDMTGERRTSTIAVVIFAAFVGVAALGVMRKKPDAGAAFMSIIDALHAVVMRMVTLVLRLTPYGVMSLMAVVVATTAPSEIWKLGKFIIASYVALVIMFCLHLLFLALSGISPLRYVTGALPALLFAFTSRTSAGSIPINVEMQVNRLGVPESFANFSASFGASMGQNGCAGIYPAMLAVMIAPSAGIDPYNLGFLLQLVAVVAVSSFGVAGVGGGATFAALIVLSSMNLPVALAGLLISVEPLIDMGRTALNVNGSMTAGVLSSRWLGQWNRKRFYEERQAQREDI; from the coding sequence ATGACAGTCGGATGGTGGGTAGCGCTTCACGCCATCATTATGCTGGGCCTGGTGGTGCTGTTGTACCGCATGCAGCGCAAGCATGTCTCTTTTACGAAGCGGGTGTTCGCGGGTCTTGGTCTTGGAATTGTATACGGGGCGGTGCTGCAATGGCTCCATGGCCCGGACAGCGCCATAGTGGAACAGGCGGCCGACTGGTTCGAGATCGTCGGCGTCGGCTATGTGCGGCTGCTGCAAATGGTCGTCATGCCGCTCATTATCGTATCCATCATGTCCGCCATCATTCATGTGAAGGCCAAGGCGGGGGTGGGCAAGATGAGCGCCTCCATCATCGGCATCTTGATCGGGACGACCGCTGTGGCGGCCGTGGTCGGCATCGTGACGGCTCTTGTCTTTCAACTGTCCTCGTTCGAGATTGAAGCGGGCAAGCAGGAGATTGAGCGCGGCAATTATTTGGACAGCAAGCTGGGGGAAGTGAGCGAGATGACGCTGCCGCAGCAAATTATTGAATTCATTCCGGCCAATCCGTTCCTCGATATGACGGGGGAGCGGCGGACCTCGACGATCGCTGTCGTCATCTTCGCGGCCTTTGTCGGCGTCGCCGCACTTGGCGTGATGCGCAAGAAGCCGGACGCAGGGGCTGCCTTCATGTCTATCATCGACGCGCTGCATGCCGTCGTCATGCGTATGGTGACGCTGGTGCTGAGGCTGACCCCTTATGGCGTGATGTCGCTGATGGCCGTCGTGGTGGCCACGACGGCGCCGTCGGAAATATGGAAGCTCGGGAAATTCATCATCGCTTCGTATGTGGCACTCGTCATCATGTTCTGCCTGCACCTGCTGTTCTTGGCGCTGTCCGGCATCTCGCCGCTCCGGTATGTGACCGGGGCGCTGCCGGCGCTTCTCTTCGCGTTCACCTCCCGCACGAGCGCAGGCTCGATTCCGATCAACGTGGAGATGCAGGTCAATCGGCTCGGCGTGCCGGAGAGCTTCGCCAACTTCAGCGCCTCGTTCGGCGCCTCGATGGGGCAGAACGGCTGCGCCGGCATCTACCCGGCGATGCTGGCCGTCATGATCGCCCCGAGCGCGGGCATCGATCCGTACAACCTTGGATTTCTGCTGCAGCTGGTCGCGGTTGTCGCTGTTAGCTCGTTCGGCGTTGCCGGGGTCGGCGGAGGAGCGACCTTCGCTGCGCTGATTGTGCTGTCCTCGATGAACTTGCCGGTCGCGCTGGCGGGGCTGCTGATTAGCGTCGAGCCGCTGATTGACATGGGGCGGACGGCCTTGAATGTGAACGGCTCGATGACTGCGGGCGTCCTGTCCTCCCGCTGGCTCGGCCAATGGAACCGGAAGCGGTTCTATGAGGAGCGCCAGGCGCAGCGCGAGGATATATAG
- a CDS encoding response regulator — translation MKLRTKLIIGYVMFMIIILALGGYSFAQMGGLKQDLDHFYQDSFRKVELALAARDDANAIARDLVTELLNPDKADQTGREVLDKVDGYKERINRSLEELTRQAAKAEEKQMVEAALHDWGRYDQFVIDAIRLSMENEYEQANQLRNEYGLDYQNYLLNSLGDLARYHEAIMEDQVTAATGTYEAALTWTAAIMLIGIVVTAAVMLWVIPSVTRNLNTMSVMMRSLARGRMRVIQKLEPHTNDEIGEVIDVFKQMAEDIERRKRSEEQFRLMQEEQAWMDANIARVTELLHGATTLNQVGETFVSEFVPTLGAQYGALYIRDDLKNPNWLHLCGAYAANGSLQAETGFRVGEGLVGQCAHDEKPIYIHDLKNSSLRIQSGICDTAPVELVVYPIIFEATVIAVLELASVSPLTNKEQQLLEQLADKLGVIIHTISGRLRVEELLRESQTLTEELQCQSEELLTQQEEMRRSNEHLESQTEALRRSEEMLQRQQEELEHYNTELIAKTRALEEQMLASQEKNEELEGARKELERQALRLALASKYKSEFLANMSHELRTPLNSLLVLSQLLSENKEGNLQQKQIEYARTIHMSGSDLLKMIDEILDLSKVDAGQMQLNYEKVHLSELTAYIRDSFSEIASQKGLRLEVHMDENVRDSLMTDGHRVMQIIRNLMSNAVKFTNRGSVAFHIGMAAEEEIPSHIRKEGMPFFALRVTDTGIGIPEEKQDLIFEAFQQLDGTTSRKYGGAGLGLSISRELARLLGGTLTVESKEKEGSTFTFYLPVQATKQPEAMEGSVRLIDQWNEKAMASAAAELSAAAGSSPAEGPSVAYPDEEQEDDEPAASPDRTWKKPYREWDNAVMHEAAAAEEQEQKRERVWPLERKKLLIVEDDGPQRQSLIALIEGADVEVHAVSTGTEALKSLADTKYDGLVLDLLLPDMNGFELLDSMGAHAELSKVPVIVYTGKLLDKKEELELKKRARSIIIKDVKSPERLLQETMLLLNRSGEAEAGARASGHASKDQLLAGKRILLVDDDVRNVFALSSVLEQYEMDIVYAENGQEAIEALTGDPEHFDLVLMDMMMPEMDGYEAMRLIRKMPSFEKLPIIALTAKAMKEDRNKCIEAGASDYVSKPFQTDQLLSLMRVWLYK, via the coding sequence TTGAAGCTGCGTACGAAGCTCATCATCGGCTATGTCATGTTCATGATCATCATTCTCGCATTGGGCGGGTATTCGTTTGCCCAGATGGGCGGCCTGAAGCAAGACCTTGATCATTTCTACCAGGACAGCTTCCGGAAGGTTGAGCTGGCGCTGGCGGCGCGGGACGATGCCAATGCGATTGCCCGTGACCTGGTGACCGAGCTGCTCAATCCGGATAAGGCGGATCAGACGGGCAGAGAAGTGCTGGATAAGGTCGACGGCTACAAGGAGCGGATCAACCGCTCCCTGGAAGAGCTGACCCGGCAAGCGGCGAAGGCCGAAGAGAAGCAGATGGTGGAGGCGGCGCTTCACGATTGGGGCCGGTACGATCAATTCGTGATCGATGCAATTCGGCTGAGCATGGAGAACGAGTATGAGCAAGCGAACCAGCTCCGCAATGAATACGGGCTTGATTATCAGAACTATTTGTTGAACAGCCTGGGCGATCTGGCCCGCTACCATGAAGCGATAATGGAAGATCAGGTGACGGCCGCGACCGGTACGTATGAAGCCGCCCTGACTTGGACAGCAGCAATTATGCTGATCGGAATTGTCGTGACCGCAGCGGTCATGCTGTGGGTCATTCCGAGCGTCACGCGCAATCTGAATACGATGTCGGTTATGATGCGGAGCCTGGCCCGCGGACGGATGCGCGTCATTCAGAAGCTGGAGCCGCATACGAATGATGAGATTGGGGAAGTCATCGATGTCTTCAAGCAGATGGCCGAGGACATCGAGAGACGGAAGCGGAGCGAGGAGCAGTTCCGGTTGATGCAGGAGGAACAAGCCTGGATGGATGCCAATATCGCCCGCGTGACGGAGCTGTTGCACGGTGCGACGACCTTGAACCAGGTCGGGGAGACGTTCGTAAGCGAGTTCGTGCCGACGCTGGGCGCGCAATACGGGGCGCTGTATATCCGGGATGACCTGAAGAACCCGAACTGGCTTCATCTGTGCGGCGCCTATGCGGCCAACGGCAGCCTCCAGGCCGAGACAGGCTTCCGCGTCGGCGAAGGCTTGGTCGGACAGTGCGCGCATGACGAGAAGCCGATCTATATTCATGATTTGAAAAACAGTTCGCTGCGCATCCAGAGCGGGATTTGCGATACAGCCCCGGTGGAGCTCGTGGTCTATCCGATCATCTTCGAAGCTACGGTCATTGCCGTGCTGGAGCTGGCGTCCGTGTCGCCGCTGACGAACAAGGAGCAGCAGCTGCTTGAGCAGCTCGCAGACAAGCTGGGCGTCATTATCCACACCATATCCGGACGGCTGCGCGTCGAGGAATTGCTGCGCGAGTCGCAGACGCTGACGGAGGAACTGCAGTGCCAGTCCGAGGAGCTGCTGACGCAGCAAGAAGAGATGCGGCGCTCGAACGAGCATCTGGAATCCCAGACCGAGGCGTTGAGGCGGTCAGAGGAGATGCTGCAGCGCCAGCAGGAGGAACTGGAGCACTACAATACGGAACTCATCGCGAAGACGCGCGCGTTGGAAGAGCAGATGCTGGCCTCGCAGGAGAAGAACGAGGAGCTGGAGGGCGCCCGCAAGGAGCTGGAGCGCCAGGCGCTCCGGCTTGCGCTCGCTTCCAAGTACAAATCGGAATTCCTGGCGAACATGTCGCATGAATTGCGGACGCCGCTGAACAGTCTGCTCGTCCTGTCCCAGCTTCTCTCCGAGAACAAGGAGGGCAATCTGCAGCAGAAGCAGATCGAGTATGCGCGTACGATTCATATGTCCGGATCGGATCTGTTGAAAATGATTGACGAGATTTTGGACTTGTCCAAAGTTGACGCGGGCCAAATGCAGCTGAACTATGAAAAGGTGCATTTGTCGGAGCTGACAGCCTATATCCGTGACAGCTTCTCCGAGATCGCTTCACAAAAAGGCCTCCGGCTTGAAGTCCATATGGATGAGAACGTGCGGGACAGCCTGATGACCGATGGGCACCGTGTCATGCAGATTATCCGCAATCTGATGTCCAATGCGGTCAAATTCACGAACCGCGGAAGCGTCGCTTTCCATATCGGAATGGCGGCGGAGGAAGAGATTCCGTCCCATATCCGCAAGGAGGGAATGCCTTTCTTCGCGCTGCGGGTGACGGATACCGGAATTGGAATTCCGGAGGAGAAGCAGGACCTGATCTTCGAAGCGTTCCAGCAGCTGGACGGCACGACCAGCCGGAAGTACGGCGGAGCCGGGCTGGGGTTGTCCATCAGCCGGGAACTCGCCCGTCTGTTGGGCGGAACGCTTACGGTGGAGAGCAAGGAGAAGGAGGGCAGCACCTTCACCTTCTATTTGCCGGTTCAAGCGACCAAGCAGCCGGAAGCAATGGAGGGCAGCGTCCGTCTCATCGACCAATGGAATGAGAAGGCGATGGCGTCTGCGGCGGCGGAATTATCCGCAGCGGCAGGATCATCTCCAGCGGAAGGACCATCCGTAGCGTATCCGGATGAGGAGCAAGAAGACGATGAGCCGGCGGCTTCGCCCGATCGGACGTGGAAGAAGCCGTATCGGGAGTGGGACAACGCGGTGATGCATGAGGCCGCTGCAGCCGAGGAGCAGGAGCAGAAGCGGGAGCGGGTATGGCCGCTGGAGCGGAAGAAGCTGCTCATCGTGGAAGACGACGGTCCGCAGCGGCAGTCGCTGATCGCGCTCATCGAGGGCGCCGATGTGGAAGTGCATGCCGTCTCGACCGGGACGGAGGCGCTGAAGTCGCTGGCAGACACGAAGTACGACGGCCTGGTGCTGGATCTGCTGCTGCCTGACATGAACGGATTCGAGCTGCTGGACAGCATGGGCGCTCATGCGGAACTGAGCAAGGTTCCGGTTATTGTATACACGGGCAAGCTGCTGGACAAGAAGGAAGAGCTGGAGCTGAAGAAGCGCGCCCGGAGCATCATTATCAAGGATGTGAAGTCGCCGGAGCGGCTGCTTCAGGAGACAATGCTGCTGCTGAACCGGTCCGGAGAAGCGGAAGCGGGGGCGCGCGCCAGCGGGCACGCATCGAAGGATCAGCTGCTGGCAGGCAAGCGCATCCTGCTCGTCGATGACGATGTGCGCAACGTATTCGCTCTGTCCAGCGTGCTGGAGCAGTACGAAATGGACATCGTCTACGCGGAGAACGGCCAAGAAGCCATCGAGGCGCTGACCGGGGATCCGGAGCATTTCGATCTGGTCCTGATGGATATGATGATGCCGGAAATGGACGGCTACGAGGCGATGCGCCTCATTCGTAAGATGCCTTCGTTCGAGAAGCTCCCGATCATTGCCCTGACCGCCAAGGCGATGAAGGAAGACCGCAACAAATGCATTGAAGCCGGGGCTTCCGACTACGTGAGCAAGCCGTTCCAGACGGATCAGCTGCTATCGCTGATGCGGGTCTGGCTGTACAAGTAG
- a CDS encoding DUF948 domain-containing protein, with protein MLVEISALIAALAFAVLVVFLIQTLRSAKHSLDKASRTMEDVQQTVQMLSGDLQAIARNANHMTEELQGQLKKIEPVADSVQNAGEALNELTLAAKQVSVGFVSGVRKAASRFEKKRQDGPAPGSQPANAGGSYAGSPAPGGQAASPVQDGVPGASSASALPLAAAAAEHPQPGAAAKQGGDDWKAWVDLGIRAWQLWRQRS; from the coding sequence ATGCTAGTTGAAATCAGCGCGCTGATCGCGGCGCTGGCCTTTGCCGTGTTGGTCGTCTTCCTGATTCAGACGCTGCGGTCAGCCAAGCACTCGCTCGACAAGGCGTCTAGGACGATGGAGGATGTGCAGCAGACCGTGCAGATGCTGAGCGGGGATCTGCAGGCGATCGCGCGGAATGCCAACCATATGACCGAGGAATTGCAGGGACAATTGAAGAAGATCGAGCCTGTGGCCGATTCGGTCCAGAATGCCGGAGAAGCCTTGAATGAATTGACGCTGGCCGCGAAGCAAGTCTCGGTCGGCTTCGTCAGCGGCGTCCGCAAAGCGGCGAGCCGCTTCGAGAAGAAGCGCCAGGACGGGCCGGCACCGGGCAGCCAGCCGGCGAACGCGGGAGGCTCTTATGCGGGCAGCCCGGCACCCGGCGGACAGGCCGCTTCTCCGGTGCAGGACGGGGTGCCCGGAGCAAGCTCCGCTTCCGCGCTGCCGCTCGCGGCCGCAGCTGCAGAGCACCCGCAACCGGGAGCGGCGGCGAAGCAGGGCGGGGACGATTGGAAGGCCTGGGTCGATCTGGGGATTCGCGCATGGCAGCTGTGGAGACAACGAAGCTAG
- a CDS encoding sigma-70 family RNA polymerase sigma factor: MSEPSRHGPTEDANQLISAYQETQDNDIATILIHKYEPMVKMAAGKISRNRPDLYEDLMQVGNMALIRLLQQFDSSLGVPFEAYAMKSMIGHMKNFLRDKSWYIQVPRRIKEKGALIQQTIDELTVQLERSPNVEEIAERLELSVEETVEVLAGRECYHYVSLDTPLSQEESAATLGELISSDSNDYEAVERRMDLSDAMASLKAEERQVLALVFEEGLSQRAAAERLGVSQMSVSRIQRRATDKLRHILSSRYDG, encoded by the coding sequence ATGAGCGAGCCCTCCCGGCATGGACCAACGGAAGATGCGAATCAGCTCATCAGTGCTTATCAAGAGACGCAGGACAACGATATCGCCACGATACTCATCCACAAGTATGAGCCCATGGTCAAGATGGCCGCCGGCAAAATTTCGCGCAACCGTCCCGATTTATATGAAGACCTGATGCAGGTCGGGAATATGGCATTGATTCGTCTGCTGCAGCAATTCGACAGCTCCTTAGGCGTGCCCTTCGAAGCTTATGCGATGAAGAGCATGATCGGTCATATGAAAAATTTCCTCCGGGACAAGTCGTGGTATATTCAAGTGCCGCGGCGAATCAAGGAGAAGGGGGCCCTCATTCAGCAGACGATCGACGAATTGACCGTTCAACTGGAACGTTCGCCGAATGTGGAGGAGATTGCGGAGCGGCTGGAACTATCCGTTGAGGAAACGGTCGAAGTACTAGCTGGCCGGGAATGCTATCACTATGTGTCGCTGGACACGCCATTGTCGCAGGAAGAGAGCGCGGCAACACTAGGGGAGCTGATCAGCTCGGACAGCAACGATTACGAAGCAGTCGAGCGCCGGATGGATCTGAGCGATGCCATGGCATCGCTCAAAGCGGAAGAGCGGCAGGTGCTTGCCCTCGTATTCGAGGAAGGGCTGTCTCAACGTGCGGCCGCGGAACGGCTCGGGGTATCCCAGATGAGCGTCTCGCGGATTCAACGCAGAGCCACCGACAAGCTTCGGCATATCCTATCTTCCCGCTATGACGGATAG
- a CDS encoding DUF1328 domain-containing protein: MLRWSVIFLIIAIIAGVFGFFGIVEAAASIAKVLFFLFLILFVLSLFTGRRTP, from the coding sequence ATGCTAAGATGGTCCGTCATTTTTTTGATTATCGCAATCATTGCCGGGGTATTCGGGTTTTTCGGCATTGTGGAGGCCGCGGCGTCCATTGCCAAAGTCCTGTTCTTCCTGTTCCTGATTCTGTTCGTGCTCTCCCTCTTCACGGGACGAAGAACGCCATAG
- a CDS encoding CheR family methyltransferase, whose translation MTGRETGRNREEPRPHDSDRERVEIELLLEGIYRVYGYDFRDYAFPSLQRRIWHQVYTEQVETISELQSRVLHNRDSLQRLVHSLSIPVTEMFRDPQMFGAFRRTVVPLLRTYPYIRIWHAGCSTGEEVYSMAILLHEEGLYEKTRLYATDMNSRSLRIAKDGICPLDKMRLYTKNYMEAGGTRSFSEYYTASGDGVVIHPDLRKNIIFAEHNLATDRSFNEFNVILCRNVMIYFNEPLRNRVHELFYESLAPLGVLIVGAKESLHFTVHEARYEEMDRNEKIYRKIR comes from the coding sequence ATGACAGGCAGAGAAACCGGGCGGAACCGTGAGGAACCTCGTCCGCATGATTCGGATCGGGAGCGAGTAGAAATCGAACTGCTCCTGGAAGGAATTTATCGGGTCTATGGTTACGATTTTCGGGACTATGCCTTTCCTTCTCTCCAACGGCGAATCTGGCATCAAGTATACACCGAGCAGGTGGAGACAATCTCCGAATTGCAAAGCCGCGTGCTTCATAACCGGGACAGCCTGCAGAGGCTCGTTCACAGCCTGTCCATTCCGGTGACGGAGATGTTCCGCGATCCCCAGATGTTCGGCGCATTTCGCCGCACCGTCGTTCCTTTGCTCCGGACCTACCCGTATATCCGCATCTGGCACGCCGGCTGCTCGACCGGGGAGGAGGTCTACTCGATGGCCATCCTTCTTCACGAGGAAGGGCTGTACGAGAAGACGAGACTGTATGCGACCGACATGAATTCGCGTTCGCTGCGCATCGCCAAGGACGGTATCTGCCCCCTGGACAAAATGAGATTGTACACCAAAAACTATATGGAAGCGGGCGGCACCCGTTCCTTCTCCGAATATTATACGGCTTCCGGAGATGGGGTCGTCATCCATCCCGATTTGCGCAAAAACATTATTTTTGCCGAGCATAACTTGGCGACGGACCGTTCCTTCAATGAGTTCAATGTCATTCTCTGCCGCAATGTCATGATCTATTTCAACGAACCGCTGCGCAACCGGGTGCATGAGCTGTTCTACGAGAGCCTCGCCCCGCTGGGCGTGCTCATTGTCGGCGCCAAGGAATCGCTGCATTTCACGGTGCATGAAGCGCGCTATGAGGAGATGGACCGGAACGAGAAGATTTATCGCAAAATACGGTAG
- a CDS encoding SpoIIE family protein phosphatase gives MNVLVVDDNPTNVMLIREILRKAGYTGVQSASSAREMYEVLGLEGPVGPLYVPDIDLILLDMMMPEIDGLEACRTIQQYSELRDIPIIIVTAIGDSHMLAEALDAGAADYVTKPINRIELLARIRLALRLKQEKDWHKQRDRHIREELRLAARVQSSVLTEPLSDERITIDALYQPSEELAGDLYAWFKLGEGRYGIMIIDMMGHGVSSALLCMFIASVLRDAVVQTEQPDMVLKRLNTKFHQLHMSGNLMLYYMTALYVVVDTNERTIQYANAGHPPGIVMMEDGRMVTLESTGYPVGMFPELEVDTHALKFDSRARIALYTDGLLESAGATVESAMERIGALLKQEPSLKSQAWDELLHPPGKESEDDKCLVWADIH, from the coding sequence TTGAACGTACTTGTTGTCGACGATAATCCGACCAATGTGATGCTGATTCGGGAGATCCTTCGGAAGGCAGGCTATACGGGGGTGCAATCCGCCTCTTCAGCGAGGGAAATGTATGAGGTGTTAGGGCTGGAAGGACCGGTAGGTCCGCTGTATGTGCCGGATATTGATCTCATTTTGCTGGATATGATGATGCCTGAGATTGACGGGCTGGAGGCATGCCGGACCATTCAGCAGTATTCCGAGCTGCGGGATATTCCGATCATTATCGTGACGGCGATCGGCGATTCGCATATGCTGGCCGAAGCGCTGGACGCGGGAGCGGCCGACTACGTGACGAAGCCGATCAACCGCATCGAGCTGCTCGCCCGCATCCGGCTGGCCCTTCGCTTGAAGCAGGAGAAGGACTGGCATAAGCAACGCGACCGCCATATCCGGGAGGAGCTGCGCCTCGCCGCCCGGGTCCAGAGCTCGGTGCTGACGGAGCCGCTCTCCGATGAGCGGATTACGATAGACGCCCTCTATCAGCCGTCCGAGGAGCTGGCTGGAGATCTGTATGCCTGGTTCAAGCTGGGGGAGGGCCGGTACGGCATCATGATTATCGACATGATGGGGCATGGCGTCTCCTCCGCGCTGCTGTGCATGTTCATCGCCTCGGTCCTGAGGGACGCGGTGGTGCAGACCGAGCAGCCGGACATGGTGTTGAAGCGGTTGAACACGAAGTTCCACCAGCTTCATATGAGCGGGAATCTGATGCTGTATTATATGACGGCGCTCTATGTCGTCGTCGATACGAACGAGCGCACGATCCAATATGCCAATGCGGGCCACCCGCCGGGAATCGTCATGATGGAGGACGGCCGGATGGTGACGCTGGAGTCGACAGGGTATCCTGTCGGTATGTTCCCCGAGCTGGAAGTGGATACCCATGCGCTCAAATTCGATTCGCGGGCGAGAATCGCACTGTATACCGACGGGCTGCTGGAATCGGCGGGCGCAACCGTGGAGAGCGCGATGGAGCGGATAGGAGCGCTGTTGAAGCAAGAACCATCCTTGAAAAGCCAAGCTTGGGACGAGCTGCTCCACCCGCCCGGAAAAGAGAGCGAGGACGATAAATGCCTCGTATGGGCCGACATTCATTAA
- a CDS encoding STAS domain-containing protein → MNGNKFNVTMQQDEHQVTAHLQGDLDLAAAGEFRSLLEPIVNDPALDLTLDLQKLTYIDSTGIGILISVLKLRKEQQAPFRIVHVPQQIQKLFDMTGISKFLTPNA, encoded by the coding sequence ATGAACGGCAATAAATTCAATGTAACGATGCAGCAAGACGAACATCAAGTGACAGCGCATTTGCAAGGGGACCTGGACTTGGCGGCCGCAGGGGAGTTCCGCAGCCTGCTGGAGCCGATTGTCAATGACCCGGCATTGGATTTGACGCTGGATCTGCAGAAGCTTACCTATATCGACAGCACCGGGATCGGGATTCTCATCTCCGTGCTGAAGCTTCGGAAGGAGCAGCAGGCGCCGTTCCGCATCGTTCATGTGCCGCAGCAGATTCAGAAGCTGTTCGATATGACGGGGATTTCGAAGTTCTTGACACCGAACGCATAA
- a CDS encoding phosphatase PAP2 family protein, with protein MNHQSNNKPAAPSPKETAMFTLSLLWGGLAVLILIVLLFVLIRGVLADNFQQFDAVVTDTVRLAASPGLTKAVSLLTDLASSHVIIPVSLLCAGICAWGFKRRWDAFGLLVALGGSYTLNLIIKNLIQRVRPSWEHWVVESGYSFPSGHSMASIAFYGMLGYLIWLHRKERGRPAAYILVLTGLLVLAIGLSRIYLGVHYATDVIAGFCAGGVWLIASIYALQWIRRKRRA; from the coding sequence ATGAATCACCAATCTAACAACAAACCGGCCGCACCCTCCCCAAAAGAAACGGCGATGTTCACATTAAGCCTATTATGGGGCGGCCTTGCCGTTCTGATTCTGATCGTGCTGCTTTTTGTGCTGATCCGGGGAGTCCTTGCGGACAACTTTCAGCAATTTGACGCCGTCGTCACGGACACGGTGCGGCTCGCCGCTTCGCCGGGGCTGACCAAGGCCGTATCCTTGCTCACCGATCTCGCTTCCAGCCACGTCATCATCCCCGTCTCGCTGCTGTGCGCAGGCATTTGCGCCTGGGGATTCAAGCGGCGCTGGGACGCGTTCGGCTTGCTGGTCGCGCTTGGCGGCAGCTACACGCTGAACCTGATTATCAAAAACCTGATTCAGCGCGTCAGACCGTCATGGGAGCATTGGGTGGTCGAATCCGGTTACAGCTTCCCGAGCGGTCATTCCATGGCTTCGATCGCGTTCTACGGCATGCTTGGCTATCTGATCTGGCTGCATCGGAAGGAACGGGGGCGGCCCGCCGCCTATATTCTCGTCCTGACCGGACTGCTCGTCCTTGCCATCGGCTTGAGCCGAATCTATCTGGGCGTGCATTATGCTACGGATGTGATCGCCGGCTTTTGTGCCGGAGGCGTCTGGCTCATCGCCTCTATTTACGCGCTGCAATGGATTCGCCGGAAGCGCCGGGCGTAA
- the rsbW gene encoding anti-sigma B factor RsbW encodes MENDRERKQIKLILPAQAAYVDLARLTLYGIASRIGFSYEDIEDMKVAISEACNNAVLYAYRTTQGMVEIVFEEGPDEIGIMVKDEGGSFDADSKTSGLRGWHEKSLDEVEAGGLGFYLMQALMDDVEVMSTEGRGTVVKMRKRLLKSGELL; translated from the coding sequence ATGGAAAATGACAGAGAACGGAAGCAAATCAAGTTAATTCTTCCCGCGCAAGCGGCATATGTCGATCTGGCCCGTCTGACGCTGTACGGCATTGCAAGCCGCATCGGGTTCTCTTACGAGGATATCGAGGATATGAAGGTCGCCATCTCCGAGGCCTGCAACAACGCGGTATTATACGCTTATCGAACGACGCAGGGGATGGTCGAGATTGTTTTCGAGGAGGGGCCGGACGAGATTGGCATCATGGTCAAGGACGAGGGCGGCAGCTTCGATGCGGACAGCAAGACGAGCGGCTTGCGCGGATGGCATGAGAAGAGCCTGGACGAGGTGGAGGCCGGGGGGCTCGGGTTCTACCTGATGCAGGCGCTGATGGATGATGTGGAAGTGATGAGCACGGAGGGGCGAGGTACTGTTGTCAAAATGCGCAAGCGACTTTTGAAAAGTGGAGAACTGCTATGA
- a CDS encoding YtxH domain-containing protein, whose translation MTIVSENNNNSSVFLKGAIVGGIIGAAAALLLAPKPGRELRSDLCDTAQKVGEKTKDIACDLGTKTADAVKSVGSKAEAVVNSMKDASHQVTATVKDAASEATTQLKEASADVADEVASQLNSN comes from the coding sequence ATGACCATAGTGAGTGAAAATAATAACAATTCCAGCGTATTTTTGAAAGGCGCCATTGTTGGCGGCATTATCGGCGCGGCAGCTGCCCTGCTGCTGGCACCGAAGCCGGGCCGCGAATTGCGTTCCGATCTGTGCGACACGGCGCAGAAGGTGGGCGAGAAGACGAAGGATATCGCCTGTGATCTCGGCACGAAGACCGCTGATGCCGTCAAGTCGGTCGGCAGCAAGGCCGAAGCGGTCGTTAACAGCATGAAGGATGCGTCCCATCAGGTTACGGCTACCGTGAAGGACGCCGCATCCGAGGCGACAACGCAGTTGAAGGAAGCTTCCGCCGATGTGGCGGATGAAGTGGCGAGTCAACTGAACTCGAACTGA